One stretch of Planctomycetota bacterium DNA includes these proteins:
- a CDS encoding flippase-like domain-containing protein: protein MKHGLLYTLLIILAIAAIIIIFSLVDFDKVVDNFRKIGFVGVSLFMGVSIAGLVVTVIGWYLILRSHNIKIKFLHATIGQLIGNAIGFITPSMYLGGEPVKAHYIGTAYDISKTKVFSTAIFSKFQELASLILFIYAGTLVMILEAKELQLAKWMWTMLLAVDIFLGIIVLMALRSIIRNSPIFSHIAAWIARRGILTKKIEKIIPKIINTEELIFMAFKHDWKASLIAFLFNFSSIIAAILRPVIFFYFLYHQNIFSLTEIAVIFTFSQILLVFHITPACIGVFEGGQMGIFAIVGINAADAASYLLVYRFVDVVLTGGGLYLALHYNLVKFISPKIETVSPPETGENSGPNACDCTKNSAEQSLKEPVRKENFSPTGIPPK, encoded by the coding sequence ATGAAACATGGTTTATTATACACGCTACTGATTATCCTGGCGATTGCCGCCATTATCATAATCTTTTCCCTGGTAGATTTTGACAAGGTGGTTGATAATTTCCGGAAAATAGGATTCGTCGGGGTCTCCTTGTTTATGGGCGTGTCAATCGCCGGCTTGGTGGTTACCGTCATCGGCTGGTATTTGATTCTGCGCTCACATAATATAAAAATAAAATTCCTGCATGCAACCATCGGGCAGCTAATCGGCAATGCCATCGGCTTTATCACGCCTTCCATGTATCTGGGCGGCGAGCCGGTTAAGGCCCATTATATCGGAACCGCTTACGACATCTCCAAAACTAAGGTTTTTTCTACGGCGATATTTTCCAAGTTCCAGGAATTAGCCAGTTTGATTCTGTTCATCTACGCCGGCACGCTGGTGATGATCCTGGAGGCGAAAGAACTACAGCTGGCCAAATGGATGTGGACCATGCTCTTGGCCGTGGATATCTTTCTGGGAATCATCGTCCTGATGGCGCTGAGAAGCATTATCCGGAACAGCCCAATCTTCTCCCACATCGCCGCCTGGATTGCCAGAAGAGGAATCCTAACTAAAAAGATAGAAAAAATCATCCCAAAGATAATCAATACCGAGGAACTTATCTTCATGGCCTTCAAACATGACTGGAAGGCGAGCCTGATTGCTTTTCTGTTCAACTTTTCGTCCATTATCGCGGCCATCCTCAGGCCGGTGATATTTTTCTACTTTCTTTATCACCAAAATATCTTCTCGCTGACCGAAATAGCCGTGATATTCACCTTTTCCCAGATACTCCTGGTGTTCCACATCACCCCGGCCTGCATCGGGGTGTTTGAAGGCGGACAGATGGGCATCTTTGCCATCGTGGGAATTAATGCGGCAGATGCAGCGTCGTACTTGCTGGTCTACCGGTTTGTCGATGTGGTACTAACCGGCGGCGGACTTTATCTGGCGCTTCACTATAATCTGGTAAAATTTATTTCTCCGAAGATAGAAACGGTCTCGCCGCCTGAAACCGGTGAAAATTCCGGGCCAAACGCCTGCGATTGCACTAAAAATAGCGCTGAGCAATCCTTAAAAGAACCCGTCCGGAAAGAAAATTTCTCGCCTACCGGCATTCCGCCAAAATAA
- a CDS encoding isoprenylcysteine carboxylmethyltransferase family protein has protein sequence MKLKGRAWLRRFTILLVLLFGTANFTSLLIGFSFIFIGMLLHIWAIGCLVRNSQLTVWGPYRFIRHPFYLANLLIDMGICSVGANPIIFAAYIVLAYFIYYRRMKKEETHLTELFPNDYPVYIQKVPRFIPLIFKRYPSVGKRFSWAVLVSSGNEITRVLRLLIYPLVLYFLLRRFPNGIFSFLAKKSGYIRLPSDIVPGLIDYQEIIIVTVIVVFSIVSILFHRSKETE, from the coding sequence ATGAAGCTAAAAGGACGCGCTTGGTTAAGAAGGTTCACCATACTCCTGGTTCTCTTATTCGGAACGGCTAATTTTACTTCTCTTCTTATCGGCTTCAGTTTTATCTTTATAGGAATGCTGCTCCACATCTGGGCAATCGGCTGCCTGGTCCGCAATAGCCAGCTGACCGTCTGGGGCCCTTACCGCTTTATCCGCCATCCGTTTTATCTGGCTAACCTCCTGATAGACATGGGTATCTGCTCGGTCGGCGCCAACCCGATAATATTTGCCGCCTACATTGTCCTCGCTTATTTCATTTATTACCGCCGGATGAAAAAAGAGGAGACGCACCTAACAGAACTCTTCCCCAACGATTATCCGGTATATATCCAGAAGGTGCCGAGGTTTATACCGCTCATCTTCAAGCGCTACCCTTCGGTTGGCAAGAGATTTTCCTGGGCCGTGCTTGTCTCATCAGGCAATGAAATTACCCGCGTCCTGCGCCTCCTGATTTATCCGTTGGTCCTGTATTTCCTGCTCCGAAGATTTCCGAACGGCATATTTTCATTCCTGGCCAAAAAATCAGGGTATATCAGGTTGCCTTCTGATATCGTTCCGGGCCTGATTGATTATCAGGAAATTATTATTGTTACTGTCATTGTTGTTTTCTCTATTGTCTCTATACTTTTCCACAGAAGTAAAGAAACAGAATGA